The genome window GACCAAGGTGATCAGGGTGATCAGGGCCCCGCCGGTCCCGAAGGTCCCGCCGGTCCCGAAGGTCCTGCCGGCCCCGAAGGCCCGCAAGGTCCCGAAGGCCCGCAAGGTCCCGAAGGTCCGCAAGGTCCCGAAGGTCCGCAAGGTCCTGAAGGTCCGCAAGGTCCTCAGGGCGAGGGCGTCGACACGGATCAGATAATCGATAGCGGCGTGCTGTCCGACATTCATCACATCAAGTTGGTCCAGGATGGCGATATGGATATGACCGCCGTGTATGACGCACCTGACTACGACCTCAGGGAAGGTACGGAAAACACCCTGGATCTGATCATGGCAGTGGGCGATATGACCACTATCGCCGCGAAAGCCGCCAGCCAGGACGGGTCGGTCCTTTCCGTCGACTTCGCCTTTGCGTCCGACTCCGAAGCTGTTTCGGCAGAAGGAGGTATGATCGAGGCCGTAGCGCCAACCACCGGCGCAATGATCACCATCACGGCCGTGGGCAGAGGCGTGGAGATCGAGTTGATGGTCAATGTGCTCGATGAAATCAAGCGGATCGAGTTTGCTTCGGGCCAGGCAACCTCATATGTGCTACCGGTCGGCGGTTCGATCGACTTGATGACGCCCGTCGCCTATGATGCCGAAGAGGACGGAGAAATGATCGCCGGCGCCGAAGCGCAAATCGTCTGGGTGAGTTCCGCACCCGACGTGGTCAGCGTGGACGGCAACACCATAACGGCGGAAAGCACTGGCAAGGCCGAAATCAGGGCCATGGGTCAGGGGATTAAGTCCAAGGCCAAGATCATGGTCACCGTTGCCGGCGGTACAGGAGTCATCAGGTACGTGATGAATCCATACCCGTCCAGTGCTGCCGACCGTACAAGGGCCCTGACGCTTGCCGTGGAGGACGATCCGGACACCGCAGACGAGGATGAAACGGTGGCGAGATCAGTTGAGCCTGCCACGAACATCGTGCTTGAAATCCAGGTTCTGGAGGTCGGTCCTGACGGTAGGACTTCGAACAATGATGATACCTTGACGGCGACCGTCCGTAGCCAGAACCCGGACGTGATTACCATTCCCGAAGGTCAGAACCCGGTAGTGATATCTAACGCTCTGGGGACAATTACCATCCAAACCGATGAGGAGTGGATTGTTGGTCACGGAACGGCCTACCTGGTGGTTTCGATTCCCGGCGCCGAGGATCTGCCGCTGGCTCCGATCATGATCAACGCACCCTGAACCGTCGTTTCAGGTCGCATAACCGTTCACCAGGTTCGGGATAATCCGGGCCCGTAGCCAGGGTGCTGGCAGAATCCTGGAAGTACCGTAAAAGTTCTGGGGTGTCGCCCGGGATTATCCAAAATGAGGTCAGGATCCTCTCTTGAGGATCAGCCTTCGCGGAAACCTCATGCATTTGTATCAGGCACCCTGAAACACCTTCCCGTTCGCCCTGAGTAGGAGCTACGGCCACTGAAAGGGGCGAACGGCCTGACATCAAAAGCCCCGGCAGTCTGTCGTGCTGGGGCTTTTTCTTTGCAGGATGTGCTACATTCGGCGTTACAGACTGGAGCGTGGCAAGCAGGAAGGTGAGCCCAACCCGCCGTTCGCTGATTTCGTTCCGCGCTTATCCCCCCGGGGAACCGTACCGCTCCAGGGTCATCACTCCGTCGCACAACAGGCCATAGGTGTCGTGCTGTAGCCAGTCCCCCAGGTTGATGTAGACCTTGTCCTCCCTGTGCTGCAGAGTCGGGCAGTGGTTGTGCCCGAAGACCACCGCGTCGTAACCCTTATCGAGTAGTGAGAAGGCCAGGTCCCGGTAAGCTTCCCGCGGGTCCCACGTCGTGGGTGTGCCGTGGCGCCTGCTCAGCCGCGAGGCCAGGCGGCCGATCCTGAAGCCGCAGTCCGGGTGAATCAGCTGAAACAGGCGGATGCTGAAGGCGCTGTGCATGATCTTCGAAAGCAGGCGGTATCCAAGGTCCCTGGATATGAGGCCGTGGCCGTGGGCGATATGTATCCTCCGGCCGTGATGGGTTACAGTCAGCGGTCCCTCGGCCGTTTCCACCCCGACCTGCTCGTCCAGGAAGGTCCCCAGCCAGAAGTCGTGGTTTCCGGCGAGGTAGGTGACCCGGACGCCGCTTTCAACCAGCGAGCTCAGTGCGTGCAGCACCGTGTAGTGCTGGCGCGGTACCACGGTGCGGTACTCGAACCAGAAATCGAACAGATCGCCCACGATGTACAGATGACCGGCCCGGCCCCTGAGACTTCGCAGGAAGTCCAGCAACCGATCTCTTCTACGTTCTTCCGCCGCATAATCGTCGGTGCCGAGGTGGGCGTCGGAAATGAAGTAGACGGGTTTAAGACTCATATCAGGCACCAGGTCCGAAAAAGGCTGGCAAACGCCGGTTTTCCGGGGATCCAGGGGGATAACTTTGGATTGACAATTCGCCGTGCGCGCGTTAATTAAAATACATTAGGGCATATATTTAACTAACGAAATCTTTGGTCGCAATCGCAGTGCGCGAACACCCCGGCCCGGACGCGTCGGCGTGGTGAACCGGAGAAGGGAACGGATGGCGAGAAAGAAGCTGTCGTCGTTGACGGACCTGGAAATCGATATCATGAACGTCGTCTGGCGGCTGGGACGGGCAACGGTGCGCCAGATCGTCGAT of Gemmatimonadota bacterium contains these proteins:
- a CDS encoding UDP-2,3-diacylglucosamine diphosphatase, whose translation is MSLKPVYFISDAHLGTDDYAAEERRRDRLLDFLRSLRGRAGHLYIVGDLFDFWFEYRTVVPRQHYTVLHALSSLVESGVRVTYLAGNHDFWLGTFLDEQVGVETAEGPLTVTHHGRRIHIAHGHGLISRDLGYRLLSKIMHSAFSIRLFQLIHPDCGFRIGRLASRLSRRHGTPTTWDPREAYRDLAFSLLDKGYDAVVFGHNHCPTLQHREDKVYINLGDWLQHDTYGLLCDGVMTLERYGSPGG
- a CDS encoding collagen-like protein produces the protein PEGPQGPKGDQGDQGDQGAQGPAGPEGPAGSEGPQGPKGDQGDQGDQGPAGPEGPAGPEGPAGPEGPQGPEGPQGPEGPQGPEGPQGPEGPQGPQGEGVDTDQIIDSGVLSDIHHIKLVQDGDMDMTAVYDAPDYDLREGTENTLDLIMAVGDMTTIAAKAASQDGSVLSVDFAFASDSEAVSAEGGMIEAVAPTTGAMITITAVGRGVEIELMVNVLDEIKRIEFASGQATSYVLPVGGSIDLMTPVAYDAEEDGEMIAGAEAQIVWVSSAPDVVSVDGNTITAESTGKAEIRAMGQGIKSKAKIMVTVAGGTGVIRYVMNPYPSSAADRTRALTLAVEDDPDTADEDETVARSVEPATNIVLEIQVLEVGPDGRTSNNDDTLTATVRSQNPDVITIPEGQNPVVISNALGTITIQTDEEWIVGHGTAYLVVSIPGAEDLPLAPIMINAP